The Estrella lausannensis sequence CAACGGATTTTTGTTATATATGATCACAAATGAGATAAATCTGTGCTGTAAATAAATAAATTTGGCTGTCTGACTACAAGCATACACTACTCCAAACAAATAATTTACGTTAATTTCACCACTGGAGAGTGTCATGTCTAACCAAAAAATAATCCAAAAGTTTATCGACCGACTGGGAGAAGAAGACTTCATCCCGCCTAGCCGCTTGGTCGAAATCGGTCTATTCGGTTCTTTGACCGGAGTCCGTCAAGCCCTGGAAAAAGGCGTTCTGCCAAGGATCAAGGTGACCTCTCACCGCAGTTTGATCCCCAGGGAATCCGTTATACAGTTCCTGCAAGAAAAGGCGTCGGTTGAGCAGTCGATGTGTGGGTAAACGATCCGCAAGATGACTTCTTAGTGCGCTGCCGGGAAGCAATCTACCAATTTGAAGCAGCAGACAAAGCAGAAGACACCGAAGGGCGCTTTTACTGGATGAATCGCCTCGCGGATCTCTGCAACGAAAGTGGAATAGAACTGATGGAAATCGAGGCGGCCTGGCGAGACCGCCCTAAAGACTCAAAACTGTAATTTCGAGATATCTAATGAATATTGAACCGACTCAGAATATAGCAGAAAAGCGAATTCCAAACGAAAAAAAACCGAGCAAAAAAAAGCAATTAGAGGCCCTAAAAAGAGAGTGGTGTGAAAAACAGGAGAGTCTTCTTAAAGAAAAAGAAACTCTTGGGTTTGGAGATTACGACATTGATGACTTCTTAGGGTATGAGGTGGATGAAGATGAAAGCTACGACAAAACAGCGCCCATTCTAGCCCTACAAAGAAAGTTGAGAGAGCTGCAAGAAAAACGCCATATTTTGTGGGGTGAAGATTCCGCCATCGAGGAATTAAATAAAAAGCATGCAGTAGTTCACACCAGCCAATTCTTCATCATGACAGAAAAAGACCACCCAGTCTTTACAGGGACAACCTTCACTTTAGAGAGCAAGCAATCGTTTAAAGACACGTACGAAAACCAATTAGTTCTTTGCGCTGACGGAAAAGAAAGGTCAAAAGCTGAGGTTTGGCTGAAGAGTCCTAAAAGAAGGCAATATAAAGGAATAACATTCTCCCCGGGCCGACAAACCCAAGACAAGGATTTATACAATTTATGGAGGGGATTTTCAGTCGAGCCGAAACAGGGAAGCTGCGCTCTATTCAAGGAACACATGAGGCGGGTAATTTGCGGAGGTAATGAAGTTTACTTCAATTATCTCTGGAAGTGGTGCGCTCGCTTGTTCCAGTCTCCACACCTTTTAGCTGAAACTGTTCCGGTTCTAATGGGCGAGCCTGGAACTGGAAAAAACACCTTTGTAGAAGGCTTGGGTTATCTTCTAATGGGCGGTTTCGTTCCTCTGGACGGTGTTCAGCAATTGGTTGGCAATTTTAACTTCCATTTGAAAGAGGCTGTTCTGATTCATGGCAATGAGGCCATGTGGGGTGGGAATAAGAAGGAACTCGGACGGCTCAAATCGATGATAACAGAGCCATACAAAGCGATTGAACCAAAAGGGAAAGATGTAATTTTTGTCCCTAACTACACACACCTAATTATTTCATCAAATGAAGATTGGCCTGTACACATCGACCGAAACGATAGGCGCTTTTTCGTTCTGAATGTCAGCAGTGCACACAAAGAAGACCTGCCTTATTTCAAAGCGATCAAAGAAGAACTGCGAAACGGAGGAAGGGAGGCCCTTTTATATGAACTCCTGCATGAGGATATAAGCGATTTCGACCCTAGGATAATCCCATCAAACAACGAAGCCTTTAGCGTTAAGATGGAATCCGCTGGGTCTACTGAAAAATACATTTATGCGGCCTTAAGAGAGGGGCACTTCAACATAGGCAATGCCGCTCCCTTCGGCGCTTGGAAGGAAAAAATTAGTGTGGACAGCGTTTTCACTGATTACGAGTCGTGGTGTCTTTCTGAAAGACTTGGGCCAAAAGGAAAGGCTGCGTTTGGGAAGATTTTGAAGAAGCTTATTCCTTTGGTAGAGAAGATACGCCCCAGATCTAAAGATATCGGCGAAAGGACATGGGAATACGAGTTTGGGAACTTGGAATCGGTAAGAAGGCAATTTGAAAAGTCGTTTAAGGTAGATCAAGGAATTTGGGATTGGTCATAGATCTGTATTTTTTGGTCATAGAATGGTCATAGGATCTAAATTTCTTAAGTCACTAAAAATAAGTATCTGGTCATAGTGGTCATAGTAGTCATAGAGAATTTAAGAATTGTAAAAAACCAAAAATAGCAAAATGTCGTTGAGTACAGATTTTTATTTTTGGGTAACTCAAAAACTACCCTTTTGCGGTGACTCCTATGACACGACATTGATATTTAGTTGTTTAACTGTTTTTCTTGCTATGACCAAGCTGTGACCAGGGGGGATATTTTACTATGACCGCTATGACCAAAAGCGAAAAAAAGAAGAGAAAATGAATTTACTGGAATTAGCGAAAGAACAAGGTTTAGATCCCAAAAAGGTTTCTTCAACCGGAGGCGGCGAGTATCACAGTTCTTGCCCTTCGTGCGGAGGTAAAGACCGATTCAGACTTCACCCGAATAAAATCGGTAAGCGCTGTGTCGGAAGCTATGCCTGCCGGGTATGTGAGATCAACGGCGACACGATCAGCTTTTGTATAGATGTCATGGATATTCCTTTTGAAGAGGCTTTTCGAAGGGCAGGAGTCGAACCCTCATTTTCTGACCGGTCTTTCTTATCACTCAAAAGTCCACGTCTAGCTCCCATAATCTCCCCTGAAACGCCTTCAAAGAAATGGGAAGCGAAGGCACTTCTTTTTATCGAGGCGACACACAAGCGGATCTGGAAGCAACCGGAGATTTTGGAATATCTCTCTAGGCGAGGAATCCCCGAAAACGCGGTCGCGAAGTACAAGCTCGGCTGGAATCCAACAGATCTCAATGGAAATCGCGAGGATTGGGGGCTTGAAGCACAGCAGAAAGAGGACGGAAGCCCTAAAGGGATTTGGCTACCGAAAGGACTCGTCATTCCCTGGTTTGATCGAGACGGCGCGGTGAAGCGGCTTAAAATCAGACGAGCGGACTGGAAAGAGGGAGATAAGCTGCCGAAGTACATCAAAGCCTCTGGCGGTATGAAAGGGATTAGTATTATCGGCACGAGCAAAGACAAGGATGTGATGATCTTTGTCGAGTCAGAGCTGGACGCCTTTGCTGTCGAGTTTTCTTGCGGTGACTTTGCTTTCGCGGCAGCGGTCGGAACAAATAACCCTTCAATAGATCATGTAACCGATTACTTGGCGCAGAAGCGGGCGTTCGTTTTGGTTGCTCACGACAGGGATCAGCCGGGGATGGTTATGCTTGATAAGCTGAAAGAGCGCTATCCACAAGCCAAAGCCTATCCTGTTCCTTTTGGAAAGGATGTTGGTGAAGCAGCCCAAGAAGGATTGAATATCAGGGATTGGATTCTACAAGGCTTACCTGAAAAATTCAGGGCGCAAGATACCAGGCTGTAAGTATTAGACCGAGATTTGCAGGCTCGAATGGGGGATTTCATGCCTTTCGAGTAATACAATGGTGGGATATTAGAGAAATAGAGTGTTAGAGCGATACTGTATTACAGTAAGGAGAAAGTTCTATGATCGAAGGAGAGCCTTACGATTTTGAATATTACGATCATGACGAGCTAGACAAGTTCAAAGCGAGGCGTTCTGAAAAGTACGTCAGGCTCGTAAAGGCGTATAGCCAAGCTAAGACTAAGAGCGATGAAAAGGCTACCAAGAAAGCGGCAACGGCCATCCTTCGGTTCAGAGAAGAAGAGGATGTCATCAAAGAAAAGTGCCGGGCAACTGGCTATTTTTGGAGTTAGTGCATGGCAAATAATGCAGGGGAAACACCCCACCCCCCTACGGAAATAACCCCTCCAAAGGAGTTAGTCCCCTTGATGCAGGCGTTTCACGTCACATCAAAGAAAGCGGCCAAATCCCTCGTTCTTGAGGCGGCAAAGGCCATTTCCTATCCAGCAGAAGACTACTTATCTAAAAAGGAGTACTCCAAGGAAGACATCGAGGT is a genomic window containing:
- a CDS encoding primase-helicase zinc-binding domain-containing protein; translated protein: MNLLELAKEQGLDPKKVSSTGGGEYHSSCPSCGGKDRFRLHPNKIGKRCVGSYACRVCEINGDTISFCIDVMDIPFEEAFRRAGVEPSFSDRSFLSLKSPRLAPIISPETPSKKWEAKALLFIEATHKRIWKQPEILEYLSRRGIPENAVAKYKLGWNPTDLNGNREDWGLEAQQKEDGSPKGIWLPKGLVIPWFDRDGAVKRLKIRRADWKEGDKLPKYIKASGGMKGISIIGTSKDKDVMIFVESELDAFAVEFSCGDFAFAAAVGTNNPSIDHVTDYLAQKRAFVLVAHDRDQPGMVMLDKLKERYPQAKAYPVPFGKDVGEAAQEGLNIRDWILQGLPEKFRAQDTRL
- a CDS encoding DUF5906 domain-containing protein; amino-acid sequence: MNIEPTQNIAEKRIPNEKKPSKKKQLEALKREWCEKQESLLKEKETLGFGDYDIDDFLGYEVDEDESYDKTAPILALQRKLRELQEKRHILWGEDSAIEELNKKHAVVHTSQFFIMTEKDHPVFTGTTFTLESKQSFKDTYENQLVLCADGKERSKAEVWLKSPKRRQYKGITFSPGRQTQDKDLYNLWRGFSVEPKQGSCALFKEHMRRVICGGNEVYFNYLWKWCARLFQSPHLLAETVPVLMGEPGTGKNTFVEGLGYLLMGGFVPLDGVQQLVGNFNFHLKEAVLIHGNEAMWGGNKKELGRLKSMITEPYKAIEPKGKDVIFVPNYTHLIISSNEDWPVHIDRNDRRFFVLNVSSAHKEDLPYFKAIKEELRNGGREALLYELLHEDISDFDPRIIPSNNEAFSVKMESAGSTEKYIYAALREGHFNIGNAAPFGAWKEKISVDSVFTDYESWCLSERLGPKGKAAFGKILKKLIPLVEKIRPRSKDIGERTWEYEFGNLESVRRQFEKSFKVDQGIWDWS